From Bacillota bacterium:
TACTAATCTTAATATTTCTCAGTTCCCCCGGGTCTAATTTGCCTACATCTAAAGTTGCCGTTTCCTTTTCGGTCTCCAAGATATTAGTCTTGAGAATTTCGTTATAGTCAAAACCGACTGTAAGCCTCCCGCCTTCAATTGCATGATTCTCATTGTTATAGATCCGCAGCACATAGCCGTCGTTGTCCTCGGACTTGACAACAGTACTGAAGGCAGACCGGGAATTCTCAAGGCCGATAAAGTCGTAGGATTTCGGCAGCGCAAAGGGAAGGGGATTGGTCGGGAAGTACGAGAGCTTAAATACTGTGCGCTCATGGGTCTGGTTTTGATAGTACATCTGATTGGTTGCATAGCGCACGTAATCATTCATAACATTATTTCCGTCAAAGTCATCATAGTAAGTCAGACCGACTTCGAAAGTAATTTCACCCAACAGCTGACTGTCCGGGGTCTCAATCACCTTGTAGTCCAGACCGCTAGGGCGGCCTGGCCGCCGGTTAAGGTCCGGCAGGCCCAGATGGCCGACAGAACGGAAGATTGTCAGGGCAATGTCCTTGCAAGCTGCACCGATAAACTCGTATTCCTTGATGCTGCGGGTAAAGGCGCTAACGGTATATGCATCCCCCACCGCTGATACATGATTCAACAGGGGATTTGTCGGGCTGGGCTCCTCAAACCAATTCTCCTCCCGCCAGAACTTCAGAGCTTCAGGACTAGTCTCACGTTTGATATAGCCAAACTGAGTTCCAGCATATGAGTGGTGATTCTCGAATTCAGAGCTTATTACCAGCCGTACCCGATGATTCAACGCTTTGTTGGCAAAAGAACCATTGAGCTCAATAACATCACTGTCGTCCCGGAGGCGCAGGCGGATTTTGTAGCTTAAGTCCGAATTGCATTTTTTCGCTTTGCGTTCCTCGAGGTTTTCCGGCACCTTGAAGCTGCCCTGAAGCGTCATTTCACTCATACCCGCCGCGTTCCAGGCACTAGATTTTGCATCTTTGAAATAGTGGGTAATGATCAAATCCTCACCTTCATCAGGATAGGAGTAATCATAGTTATCGCCAGCATCACCGGATTCTTCGAGATAGAGAGCCTGATTAAACACCCTGTTTAAGAGCTTGTCAGTAATTCGGAGACCGGTATCCAACAGCTCAACCTTGAAGCGGGCATTCTCTGTATAATTTCCCGTTTTGCTAATCCGCTCCGGTGCAGAGCTGTTTTCCGCCTCCATCACCTGGATTGTTTTGTAGGCGATGCCAGGAAAGTCTTTCAGGTTGAGGATAACTGTAGTCTTCCAAAAGTCTCTGTCCTCGGTCATCAAGTCCGGTGACTTCCGGAGCACCCCGCCGTACTGCTCTTCTGCGCTGACCACTGTATATGGCAGTTCCCGGCCATCAAGAAAGAGCTTAAACTCAGGTTTTTTGGTATAGATATTCAGCTTGAGTGACAAATCGCGCTTATATGGCAGGGTGTTGAAAACGACCAGTGGCGTCCCAGGTTCTTGATTCTCAACGGAAAGCGCGGTAATTTTCATCAGATAAACTTTGGCAGCTTTGGCGATGTTCAAGGCATTATTGCTGGTGACTTTGATATACTCATTAGTTTCATCGGTCAGGGTCGCCGAAGCGTGGGTCTGACAGCGAACCAGCGTATCCCAGGCCTTGTCGAGGATGCTCTGATCATAAGGAACCCCCAGCTGATCCAACATGGCCATCAGTGGCTGAACTTCGAAGGCCAGGATGCGCTCCGCCTCATCCTGCAAAGCCTTGATATCTGCCCGGGCAGAGAAGATTGATTTGTGGATTCGATGATACTGGGTAGAGAACAATTCGTAATCATGGACTTTCAAATTTTGCCCCCGTTCCCGCACCTTCTGCATAAACTCTTCCCAGGTGGTAAGCTGGAAGTAGAGCTCGTTAGACTCTGAATTGTATTTTTTTATCTTCTCTTCGATGTTGAGCATAATTGGGTTTTGGTCAAAGCCCAGGGGAAAGACAAATTCATTCTCCACAGAGGAAAGTGTGACTAGGCGCTCAATCAGCGATTTGACATCGATACGGTTGTAATCCTCAGCTTTGTCGGTGAGCAAAGTGCCGTATTTAAATGGGTAGGCGCCGTAACCATAGCCAGAAATCATTGTGCAAACCAGGACCTTGCTGCCGTCATTTGAGCGGAGGTAAAATTCACTGCCAAGGTTATACTCGTCGCCAACACCGCGGGTGATAACAAAATCGTAGATACCCATCTGGTTGAAAATCTTCGGGAAATCATAGGAATGGCCAAAGGAATCCGGCAAGTAGGCAATCTTTGACACGCCGCCCAGCGCGTCGCCGGTTTTTATCCCCAGACGCAGGTTATTTATCACGGCCTCGCCGCTGGAGATAAAGCAGTCCAGCTGGGAGTTAAACGGACCGACAAAGAGCTTTTTCTCTTTGACCAGCTTGCTGATTTTTTCCCGATCTTCGGGGTGTAGTTCCAGGTACTCGTCCAGGGCCGCCGTCTGGCCGTCCAAGAAGAAGTTCTCAATTTTGCCATCATCAAAGGCGGCAAGCATCTCTTTCATGTTGTAGGTGAACTGGACCATGGCATCCTGGGCGGTGAAATACCAAAGTGGATCCCAGTGGGTGTGGTGAATGCAATTAGCTATTTTTTTCATTTACATCCCCCTTTCGCAGGATTGTCTTGTGAATTACCACCGGCTGGTAGCCCTTAGCTTCAACAACATACTCAGTGATGCTGGCGGGCACGGTGATAACATCGAGGAACCGAGCCCGGTACTGCAATTCGGGATTTGCCTTGGAACGAATCACAACTTCTTCACCGTCCACAACCGACAGGACCGTAAACTCGCCGTCAGTGGCACCCTCATATTTCCCGCCGGTCTCGAGATTAATCCGGTGGGTTTGGTAATACATGCGGTCGTTTCTGCCAATAACATATTCTGCAAATTCGGCTGTTTCTTTGATTTTTTCCGGTTTCAGAATCAGGTTTTCCCGCACCCATTGGGTATCACGCTCAAAACCCAGAACTTTTTCCGCCTTGTTGGTGTGGATCGGCCGCAGTTTGCCGTTGATGTCTTTACGGTTGTAGTCGTAGATCTTGTAAGTGTAGGAACCGACGGTGAGGCTGCCCAGCTCCAGCACCAACTGGTTGCGGCCTGAGGCATGGACTGTCCCCGCAGGAATCATGAACTGTTTGCCCGGAATCGATTGCTCCGAGGAGATATATTTCTGGTAGTCAATAGAGTCACCGTTTTTCTCTGCTGCTTTACAGAGCTCTAGAAACTCCCGGCCGTCACCCTTAAAGCCACAATAGGTGCGGGCGTCATGACCGGTGGCGACGATATAGTAGGCCTCGTCCTGGCTTCCAAGTTCGCGGTAGTTCTCCTTGGCAAAATCCCGCCCGGGGTGGACCTGGATGGACATGTTGCCATTTGAGTGCCAGGTGTCGTCATAATTGAACCGAATCGGGTAGTAGCCGTTGTAATCTTCATATGGGCGATCGCCGAGAATCGTCCGCCCCCGAGCGTTGACAAAGGTATAGAATGGAAAGTCCAGATACTTGCCGTCAATATCTACGGCAATACTGACTTCCAGGGGAATCAGTTCAAAGACCCAGGCAATTTTCGGCGCGATGTCCACGGGAAGATTACGTGCTTTGCGGATAAATTCGCCGCCCCAGACACCCTCCAGATAAACAGGTTTGGCCCGAAATGGCCGTCTTGCCAATTCGTCGAAGATGCTATTGAGCTCTTCATTGCCCAGGCAAGCCAATTGGTCCCGCTTGTTGCCGATAACATAGAAATCTAATTTGTTTTCTTCGATTAACTCACGACGCAGCTTCATGGCTACCTGGATATCCACATAGTAGAAGCGCCGCATCATTGCCTCGAAGGGATGGTCAGCCTGAGCGCCAATGTTTCGGTACTCGCCACCCGCCACCCGCAGCACCGCTTCTTTGGGCGTAATATCGATATAGATGACGAGATCAGCGGCCTCGCGGATCAGCGCGTTGGCGCTGCCCAGGCCAAAGATTACGTTTACACCGCCCATTGCCTGGATACGCTTCAGGAGACTAGCCAGCTTACTGCGTTCAATAAAATCGGTGAACGCCCCTTCATAAAGCTTGCCAAACAGAAGCACAGGATCATCTTCATAATTTAGGGGCAGACAGTGCTCCACTAATTTTTCAATCTCTGCTTCCGGCTTGAGCACATCTCTGATATCAAAGAAATTTAACTGGGAGTCGGCGCCAGCCAACGCTTTCTGCAGGCCGGCAGCAAAGTGATTAAAATCAGCGCCCAGGTAACCATCTAAAACAACAAGCTTGCCTTCGTCGCTGTTTCGGCCTAACGTTTCCGCCAGAGCACTGAAGACTGCTTCATTACCAGCGAGAATCTTTTCGGCAGCGATTTTCTCGTCGCTAAGCCTATTCACCGCCCGCATGTCGTCATAGGGCAGGGGATTAAACATAAAACTCATAATTCACATACCTCCTAATCGATTAGCATTATTGGATTGTGATGCCCCCCAGTAAGCTGACCAGTTTTTCCTTGTCATTGCAGGCAGTCAGCTTGTCCCGAAACTCTACGTGAATTAGCTTGCGAGCGAGGGCTGCAAGAACCTTCAAATGATAGTTGTCCGCCGATTGCTCGGGGACAGCCAGGAGAAAAACCAACTTAACCGGCTCCTCATCCAGCGAATTCCACTCCAACCCGCGGACACTGCGACCAAAGGCAATGGCCGGTGTTTGCACCGCGGCACTCTTGCCATGGGGGATGGCTATGCCGTGACCAATGCCAGTCGGCCCCAATGCTTCCCGGGCCATGGTATCAGCCACAAACTGCTCCAAATCACTCACATGACCAGAAGCGAAAAGCTCTTTGGCCAATTCCCGAATAACTCCTTCCTGGCTGGTGGCGGCAAGGTCTAAATTTATATGCTCTGCTGTTAATAGACTCACGATGATTACTCCTCTCTGTACCCCCTGATGATTTCAACAAACTGGCTTGGGCTAGTTGCTGCCCGCAACCGGGAAAGAAATTCCCGATTGTCCAACAGCCGGTAAAAACTGCGAAACATCTGCCAGGTCTTCTCCTCCCGGTTAAATTTCAACGCCAGCATGAACACCAAATCAACTTCGTCCTCGCCCCACTGAATTGGCGTTTTCAGGCGGGCAACTGCCACCCGGGATGATTGGACATGTTCCTGGAATGTATGGGGAATTGCCACACCCCGGCCAACTGCAGTGGACGCCAATTTCTCCCTGGCCAACACCCCTGCCCGGTAATCTTCAGTGACAACACCGGTCGCCTTCAGGCGGGCCGCCAGAAACCCGATTATCTGTTCCTGGCCAGCGGCCTCAAAGTCCAGAAAAACCAAATCAGGCGTGACCAGGTCTGTTAGCACCGGAATGCTCTTTTTGGGGTCCTGATTGCCCCTTATCGTATAACGACTAATTGCCTGAATATCTTGCTGATTGAGAAAAGGACTGACCTGAATAACTGGAATGCTTTTTGCTTCCAGCGGCACTGTCGAGATGATCAAATCTACATTGGGTAGGTTGCCCTGACTGTATTGATAACTGGAGACGACATCAACAACATCGAGATTGGGAAATGCTGACTCCAGGCGGGTGTTTAAGAGCTGTGCAGTCCCCATGCCACTGGAGCACACCAATAGCACACGCTTCCGCTTCCGCAAACGCTCGAGGGCGGCGCCAAGATGCATGGCAATGAATCCGACTTCCGGCTCGGAAATCGTCACCCCCAGATGCTGCTCAAATACTTTGCTGGTGGCCCAGGCGGCATTCATCAACTCAGGGTAATTTTCCTTGATCATTGCCAAAATGGGGTTGCGGATCGACAGGCCGTGGCGAAGCCGGTTCAACGCGGGGCGCAGATGCAATGCCAACCCCGCCAGCAACAGGCGGTCATGGGCAAGCTCGAAACCGAGAATCGCCTCCGCCACAGCAATTATTTCCTGGGTGATTTTAATCGTCTGTGGTTCGAGTTTGGCAACCAAATCTTCTGCCTCCTCAGAGTCAACCCGCTGCTGGAGCTTAGAGCCAAGGATGTGCATGCAGATGTAACCGGTTTCCGACTCGGGGATGCTTACGCCCGCGATTAGACTGATGCGCGCGGTAATCCACCGGGCGACTTCAAATTCTTCTTTTTGCCGGACCATCTCCATTTGCTCCCGGGGCATAGTTATATCTTTGCCCTGGCGTAAACGCTCCATGGTAAGGGCGATGTGGACAACGAGGCAGACAAAGGCCTCGTCGGCAAACCGGAAGCGCAAACGGTTCTCAGCTTCTTCAAGCACTGCCTCAAACAGACTGATGTCATGGGCAGGGAACAATTTGGTCAGCTGACGATAGGTTCCTCCATCCACACGGCGTACCGGCACCGGTCCCGAATCGCTGTCGCTGTATGCCGATAGTTTCGGCAGCAGATCTGCTGTCGCCCGGCGAATTCCAGATTCATCACCTTCCACAACCAGACCCCTGTTTTTGCGGTTTACCAACTCCAGGTCATAATTTTGCAGATACTCCCGAACCCCATCCAAATCGTTGTAGATAGTCATTCGGCTGACGTAAAGCTTGTCACTCAATCTAAGAATGGGCGTCGGCCCAGCCAAAACCTCTTGCAAGATAAGGAGTTGCCTGTGCCCGGGTGAATATTTCTCCTCCCAAACCCCTTGGCGAACCTTGGAAACCACATACCCCAGGTCCTCAGGGCTGCCTTCAATCCAAACCCCGACCTTAGGCTTCCGCATGAGCTTAAGGTTATAGGCCTCAAGTAAAATCTCCACTTCTTCCAGCCAATACCGTACTGTTCGGTTGGAGACATGGAGCTCCTGGGCCAACTCATCTACCCTGTGCGGTCCTTTGTCCCGAAGCAATATAAGCAATAATTGCTGAAGATTTTCTTTCATGGTGATATCACCCCATTGCTACTGACTCGAATATACCACCTGAATGTCAAGTAGGATTACACTCCTCTTGCCGCATAAATGTGGCAAAGCTGGACACTAAAGCTGCTCGCGACTCACAACTAGTCTCTATGGTAATTTCACCAGAACGAAAACAAATAACTCGTGAAAACAAAAACAACTGCCTGGGCAGTTGTTTCAGAACTATACATTTAATTTACGCTATTCAATTAAAACGCTGGCTACAAATCCAGCCACATCACCCGGAGGTCTCCATGCCGCTCTATCTCCTTAAAACCAAGCTCTGTGTACATGTTTATAGTTCCCCTGTAAAGCGTTTGAGGGTTAGCCTTAATATCCACCGGAAGTGCCAACACAGCTTCATAATCATCCGCTTGGAAGTCTTGAACCGCCTGCTCTAGCAACTTCCGCGCCAATCCTTGATTGCGATAATTGGGATGGATCACAAAGCAAAGCACGCAGCCGATCCTCCTATCACCAACAACTGGCTGCATTTCTTTTTTTAGACGGAGATAGCGCTGAGCATCGTTGGCATTGCACCAGCCTACACACTGCTCGCCATCGAAAGCCAGATATCCCATCATTCTCCCTTCCTTGATTAGTTCAAAGGCATCTCGACGATTATCCTCCCCCGTCCTGCTTTGCCACTGCTCCTGGGAGCAATCGACATGATATGCCATACAATAACAGCTGGCCCAATGGGGGGAATGCTCAAAATCCAACCCTTCAAAGAACTCGACAAAGGTTTTTGCCAGTTCTGGGGCGAGCCGCTTAATTGTCAACCCCATCTTTTCACGCTCCTAAAAGTTTAATCGTATAAATTATAATACAACAAGATTAAAATACAAAGATGAAATCCGATATATCACATTTTGAAAGATGTATATTAATATTTTTAATATACGCATTGACATATGTGAAATGGATGATATTATGAGGATAAAAGCTCTAGAAAGTGGGTGCAAAATGTTTACATTTCCCCAAAACCTGTATACCGATGTCAGAATCGAGGATGTCTTTGAGAGCAACATTATTTTTTCGTTGGGAAACCTCGATGAACAAAAGCAAAGGAAATACAAAGCAGCCTTTATCAGGGTTTTTGACGGGACCCGGTGGTACTATAGTTCTACTTCGAACATAGAGGCAATTCAACGGGAAATCGACAATCTGGCACGAATAGCCACCGCCAATTCGGCAATTGGTGACCATCCAATCGTTCAGAAGTTGGAAGCCAACCAAGGCGAACACACCAAATTCAGATTGAATTCCGTTGCCGAGATAGGTATCGACCAAAAGTTAGACCTCTTACAGGACTATTTCCCAATCATCTCCGAGAACAGTTTGATTAAAATGTGGAAGGGGCAGTACGTCGATCAATATGTAGTTAAAAAATTCTATTCCAGCAAGGGAGCCAATCTACATTTCGATGCCCAAAAAGCTGGCATCTCTTTGCAGTTTGAAATGGCTGCCAATGAACGCAAGTTTTCCGAACGGTTCCAAAAGGCGTCTCATTATTTTTCGGATTTGCAGGGCCGGCATGAAGAACTGAAGGCCTATATCTCCAAGTGCGAGGACTTTCTGCATAATTATCAAGCACTTAAGCCGGGAAAATATACAACCATCCTCTCGCCGGTTGTGGCTGGGGTGTTTGCCCACGAAAGCTTCGGCCACAAGAGCGAATCCGATTTCATGGTCGGAGATGAAACGATGAAAAAAGAGTGGGCGATAGGCAAAAAAGTCGGCGCCGACATCCTCTCGATTATTGATGATGGCAGCAAACCGGGCAGCGGCTTCGTGCCCTTTGACGATGAGGGCACCCGGTCGCGGGAAACTCATCTGATAAAGAACGGCATCCTGGCCGGTAGGCTCCACAGCGCCGCCACAGCTGGGGCGCTGGACGAAGATGTCACCGGTAACGCACGGGCTATCAATTTTGAGTTTGAACCGATTGTCAGAATGACTACCACCTATATCGCTTCCGGCGATAAAACCAAGGACGAACTATTCAGCGAAGTGAAGGAAGGTATCTATATTGAGACCCTCAAACACGGCTCGGGCATGTCCACCTTTACCATCGCACCCTCAATAAGCTACTACATCAAGGACGGAAAAATCGCCTACCCAGTGAATATCGCCGTAATCACAGGCAATGTCTTTGAGACTTTAGGCGAAATTGACGGGCTCTCCAATCAGGTGGAACTGGAGTCCTTTGTTATCGGCGGCTGCGGCAAAATGGAACAATATCCCCTGAGTGTAGGGTTTGGCGGACCCTATGTCCGGGTCAAAAATATCAACGCCCAATAAGGAGGCGCGATGATGATTAGAGAAAAATACTCCACCAACATAAAGGAAACCACCCTGAATGTTGTCCAGACTGAGATTGAGTCAGTCCGCAAAAAGGATATCTCCAAGACCGGACTCCGGCTTTACAAAGACGGCTTTATTGGTGTCAGCGGCGCCATTGGTAACTACGATGAGTTGGAGCTCCAGGAGCGGGCTGAGAAAACTCTGTCCCTCAAGATTCCCTACCCCCATGCGGCCAGCCGGGACATGAAAGAACAGGTATCCAACTGCCCGGAAATCATTAAAGATACTGATTTCCCCGCCGAAATTGAAGCTCTGCTGTCTGAGTTGCGACAACAACAACCCAAGTTCACCTTTTTCCACAAGATTAAGCTAGTGGAGCAACAAACTGAACTCAAGAATGAGCAGAATCTAGATCTGCAGTACAAAGACAGACATATAAGTATCGAGCTGGCGATCAAAGAAAAGGCATCAGCGAACCTCTTGGACGCCTTCACCGGTTACCAGGGAAGGGTCTATGACCGCAATCAATTCGTGCAGATGGCCAACGATATCTGCAACGCGTTTTTGAACCCGGTGGAAATGCCCAAGGGCGCAAAATTGCCGGCAGTGTACGACGCATCTCATCCCCTACCCCTAAAGAAACTAATAACAGATCTTAACGGTCAGCTTTTTGCCACTGGCAGCTCCCTGTTCTCCGGCAAACTAAATGAAGAGATTTTCAACACCAACTTCAGTCTCTACCAATCCCTGCATCCGGAGGCCTCCTTTCAGCCTTTCTTTGATGCCGAAGGCGTGGTCAACCCGGGGTACAGTTACCCATTGATTGAAAATGGCCGGTTGATGGCGCCGTACACAGACAAAAAAACCGCAGCACAATTTGATCTGCCGTTAACAGGCAGTGCTGCTGCGGAGTATGACAGCGTTCCGTCACTAGGATACTTGAACTTCAAGCTCAAGGAGAGCAATAAGACCCTCAAAGAATTGCTGGGAGGGCAGATGGGAATCTTCGTGCTAATTTCCGAAGGTGGAGACTTCACCCCCAACGGCGACTTCGCCACCCCTGTGCAGCTGGCCTTCCTGTTCGACGGTGAAAAACTCATCGGCCGTCTGCCAGAATTACAGCTTTCCTCTAACGTGTTCAAAATGTTTGGGGAAGATTTCGTAGGCGTGGGCAAAAATAAACTTCACCCTCTAGCCAGCGAGAAGTACATGGTTCTTAACATGGACATCTCAAAATAGCGGTAAGCGGAGCACGGGGACGGTTCTCGTGCTCCCGCACATTAGGCCTTAAACACCAGGCTTGGTGATACACCCAAAATTCTCGCAGTTTGTCTTTGGGAAACTCCATCCAGCTTCGTAATCTTGCGGATAATCTCATCCCGTGCTGGCTTCGGCAAGCCTTTAACCTGGGCAATATTAACACCACTGGGTAGAATCTCTCGGACTAATTGCAGTGCCTCTTCATCTGTTAGGCGGATTCTTTCACCTACTCCTTCATCTAAGCAGGCATCATCATTGGCTGCCAGGCTGTACTCCTTGAACAACCTTAAAGCTGTGTCCCTGTCTTTCGAAAACAAATCAAGCACCGGACGGGTATCCAACAGTCCATCGGGAAAAATTCCCGTCGCTTCAATATATCCCCGATAGCTGCTCCATCTCCAGTCAGCAGCAGATGTTACCAGTCCGGCCTTCACAGGATTCTGGTGGATATATCTGGCCACAACAAGGAAATATCTTTCTGTTTCTACGGTTTCACTTTTAAACCTGTCCTGAAACAAATGTCCCGTGGCTTTGTACTTCAGATTATAGTAGGTAACATAACAGACTCCGATTCGCTTCATAGTAATTGAAAAATCCTCAGTTCCCTCTTTAAGTAACAAATGAACATGATTTCCCATAAGGCACCATGCATACATTTGAAAAGCGGACACATCTTTATACCGTTTAAGCGTTTTTAGAAACTTTATTCTATCAACATCGTCATGAAATATCTCTTGCTTGTTTGCTCCTCTGACCATTACATGGTAAATCCCACTCTTACT
This genomic window contains:
- a CDS encoding PTS fructose transporter subunit IIA codes for the protein MKKIANCIHHTHWDPLWYFTAQDAMVQFTYNMKEMLAAFDDGKIENFFLDGQTAALDEYLELHPEDREKISKLVKEKKLFVGPFNSQLDCFISSGEAVINNLRLGIKTGDALGGVSKIAYLPDSFGHSYDFPKIFNQMGIYDFVITRGVGDEYNLGSEFYLRSNDGSKVLVCTMISGYGYGAYPFKYGTLLTDKAEDYNRIDVKSLIERLVTLSSVENEFVFPLGFDQNPIMLNIEEKIKKYNSESNELYFQLTTWEEFMQKVRERGQNLKVHDYELFSTQYHRIHKSIFSARADIKALQDEAERILAFEVQPLMAMLDQLGVPYDQSILDKAWDTLVRCQTHASATLTDETNEYIKVTSNNALNIAKAAKVYLMKITALSVENQEPGTPLVVFNTLPYKRDLSLKLNIYTKKPEFKLFLDGRELPYTVVSAEEQYGGVLRKSPDLMTEDRDFWKTTVILNLKDFPGIAYKTIQVMEAENSSAPERISKTGNYTENARFKVELLDTGLRITDKLLNRVFNQALYLEESGDAGDNYDYSYPDEGEDLIITHYFKDAKSSAWNAAGMSEMTLQGSFKVPENLEERKAKKCNSDLSYKIRLRLRDDSDVIELNGSFANKALNHRVRLVISSEFENHHSYAGTQFGYIKRETSPEALKFWREENWFEEPSPTNPLLNHVSAVGDAYTVSAFTRSIKEYEFIGAACKDIALTIFRSVGHLGLPDLNRRPGRPSGLDYKVIETPDSQLLGEITFEVGLTYYDDFDGNNVMNDYVRYATNQMYYQNQTHERTVFKLSYFPTNPLPFALPKSYDFIGLENSRSAFSTVVKSEDNDGYVLRIYNNENHAIEGGRLTVGFDYNEILKTNILETEKETATLDVGKLDPGELRNIKISK
- a CDS encoding PTS fructose transporter subunit IIA → MIVSLLTAEHINLDLAATSQEGVIRELAKELFASGHVSDLEQFVADTMAREALGPTGIGHGIAIPHGKSAAVQTPAIAFGRSVRGLEWNSLDEEPVKLVFLLAVPEQSADNYHLKVLAALARKLIHVEFRDKLTACNDKEKLVSLLGGITIQ
- a CDS encoding transcription antiterminator — encoded protein: MKENLQQLLLILLRDKGPHRVDELAQELHVSNRTVRYWLEEVEILLEAYNLKLMRKPKVGVWIEGSPEDLGYVVSKVRQGVWEEKYSPGHRQLLILQEVLAGPTPILRLSDKLYVSRMTIYNDLDGVREYLQNYDLELVNRKNRGLVVEGDESGIRRATADLLPKLSAYSDSDSGPVPVRRVDGGTYRQLTKLFPAHDISLFEAVLEEAENRLRFRFADEAFVCLVVHIALTMERLRQGKDITMPREQMEMVRQKEEFEVARWITARISLIAGVSIPESETGYICMHILGSKLQQRVDSEEAEDLVAKLEPQTIKITQEIIAVAEAILGFELAHDRLLLAGLALHLRPALNRLRHGLSIRNPILAMIKENYPELMNAAWATSKVFEQHLGVTISEPEVGFIAMHLGAALERLRKRKRVLLVCSSGMGTAQLLNTRLESAFPNLDVVDVVSSYQYSQGNLPNVDLIISTVPLEAKSIPVIQVSPFLNQQDIQAISRYTIRGNQDPKKSIPVLTDLVTPDLVFLDFEAAGQEQIIGFLAARLKATGVVTEDYRAGVLAREKLASTAVGRGVAIPHTFQEHVQSSRVAVARLKTPIQWGEDEVDLVFMLALKFNREEKTWQMFRSFYRLLDNREFLSRLRAATSPSQFVEIIRGYREE
- a CDS encoding GNAT family N-acetyltransferase, encoding MGLTIKRLAPELAKTFVEFFEGLDFEHSPHWASCYCMAYHVDCSQEQWQSRTGEDNRRDAFELIKEGRMMGYLAFDGEQCVGWCNANDAQRYLRLKKEMQPVVGDRRIGCVLCFVIHPNYRNQGLARKLLEQAVQDFQADDYEAVLALPVDIKANPQTLYRGTINMYTELGFKEIERHGDLRVMWLDL
- a CDS encoding TldD/PmbA family protein, which translates into the protein MFTFPQNLYTDVRIEDVFESNIIFSLGNLDEQKQRKYKAAFIRVFDGTRWYYSSTSNIEAIQREIDNLARIATANSAIGDHPIVQKLEANQGEHTKFRLNSVAEIGIDQKLDLLQDYFPIISENSLIKMWKGQYVDQYVVKKFYSSKGANLHFDAQKAGISLQFEMAANERKFSERFQKASHYFSDLQGRHEELKAYISKCEDFLHNYQALKPGKYTTILSPVVAGVFAHESFGHKSESDFMVGDETMKKEWAIGKKVGADILSIIDDGSKPGSGFVPFDDEGTRSRETHLIKNGILAGRLHSAATAGALDEDVTGNARAINFEFEPIVRMTTTYIASGDKTKDELFSEVKEGIYIETLKHGSGMSTFTIAPSISYYIKDGKIAYPVNIAVITGNVFETLGEIDGLSNQVELESFVIGGCGKMEQYPLSVGFGGPYVRVKNINAQ
- a CDS encoding peptidase U62, producing MMIREKYSTNIKETTLNVVQTEIESVRKKDISKTGLRLYKDGFIGVSGAIGNYDELELQERAEKTLSLKIPYPHAASRDMKEQVSNCPEIIKDTDFPAEIEALLSELRQQQPKFTFFHKIKLVEQQTELKNEQNLDLQYKDRHISIELAIKEKASANLLDAFTGYQGRVYDRNQFVQMANDICNAFLNPVEMPKGAKLPAVYDASHPLPLKKLITDLNGQLFATGSSLFSGKLNEEIFNTNFSLYQSLHPEASFQPFFDAEGVVNPGYSYPLIENGRLMAPYTDKKTAAQFDLPLTGSAAAEYDSVPSLGYLNFKLKESNKTLKELLGGQMGIFVLISEGGDFTPNGDFATPVQLAFLFDGEKLIGRLPELQLSSNVFKMFGEDFVGVGKNKLHPLASEKYMVLNMDISK
- a CDS encoding transposase — protein: MPRVAREKSKSGIYHVMVRGANKQEIFHDDVDRIKFLKTLKRYKDVSAFQMYAWCLMGNHVHLLLKEGTEDFSITMKRIGVCYVTYYNLKYKATGHLFQDRFKSETVETERYFLVVARYIHQNPVKAGLVTSAADWRWSSYRGYIEATGIFPDGLLDTRPVLDLFSKDRDTALRLFKEYSLAANDDACLDEGVGERIRLTDEEALQLVREILPSGVNIAQVKGLPKPARDEIIRKITKLDGVSQRQTARILGVSPSLVFKA